The Paenibacillus sp. FSL R7-0345 DNA segment TTCACAGAGCGGATGAAGGAGCTGCTGGGAACAGAATATGAGCAATTTGCGGAAACCTATAAGGAGACACCTTATGCGGGTATCCGTGTCAATACATTGAAGATCACCGTTCAGGAGCTGCTGGAAATCTCGCCGTTCCGGCTTGAGCCGATCCCTTGGTGTCCTACAGGCTTCTATACGGAAGACGGTGCCCGTCCGGGCAAGCATCCTTATTATCATACCGGCTTGTATTACATTCAGGAGCCTAGCGCGATGGCGCCGGTTGAACTGCTGGATGTCCAGCCGGGTGACCGGGTGCTGGACCTCTGCGCCGCCCCCGGCGGCAAGTCCACCCAGATCGCTGCCAAGCTGCAGGGCACAGGACTGCTGATCAGCAATGATCTCCATCCGGACCGGACCAAGGCACTCGCCAAAAATCTGGAGCTGTACGGCGTAAGAAACGGCATCGTGCTTAATGAGAGCCCGGAGCGGATTGCTGCGTCTTTCCCGGGCTTTTTTGACCGGATTCTGATCGATGCCCCCTGCTCCGGTGAAGGCATGTTCCGTAAAGATGAAGACATGGTCAAGCAGTGGGAGCCGGGAACGCCCAAGAAGTATGCGGATATGCAGCGGGAGATCCTGCTCGCGGCAGCGTCGGCGCTGAAGCCGGGCGGGACGATTGTGTATTCGACCTGCACCTTCGCTCCGGAAGAGAACGAAGGATCGATTCTGGAATTCCTCGCCGGGCATCCGGAGTTTACAGCTGTCCCGGCGGGAGGTTCCGGCTGGTTCTCGCCGGGAATTGACGGGCTGCCCGAGGCCGCGCGGC contains these protein-coding regions:
- a CDS encoding RsmB/NOP family class I SAM-dependent RNA methyltransferase translates to MAAQLPGTFTERMKELLGTEYEQFAETYKETPYAGIRVNTLKITVQELLEISPFRLEPIPWCPTGFYTEDGARPGKHPYYHTGLYYIQEPSAMAPVELLDVQPGDRVLDLCAAPGGKSTQIAAKLQGTGLLISNDLHPDRTKALAKNLELYGVRNGIVLNESPERIAASFPGFFDRILIDAPCSGEGMFRKDEDMVKQWEPGTPKKYADMQREILLAAASALKPGGTIVYSTCTFAPEENEGSILEFLAGHPEFTAVPAGGSGWFSPGIDGLPEAARLWPHKVKGEGHFMAVLRHEGSAAAPGSAGDADTALPVSVRSKGGSAARPVKAGGGRDREAKGGRGQGKGGGARGQRPQGSGEEAALAAFAGFCREQLGWQPAGYPVLFGEHLYLSPLPSSALDGLKTIRPGWYMGQLRSGRFIPGHPLATALKPSECIRSLSLDSTSGEAVSYLKGETLAAPEQRLTVQPGIPPKGYVLVCIDGFSAGWGKWQDGMLKNEYPAGWRWT